The Coregonus clupeaformis isolate EN_2021a chromosome 6, ASM2061545v1, whole genome shotgun sequence genome has a segment encoding these proteins:
- the LOC121568315 gene encoding galactose-3-O-sulfotransferase 2-like has protein sequence MPPSPRKSIKERELFSLTSSRSCASWLKAVLCSHLHYLWTLLMALTVLCVAIQILGVVWQSRNDKMLSEKLLNVRFTIEIQRTHPTEQRDWERLRSSHAPVVEEEVRSQEEGAPKQPAKGNQKVAEHQHGRDHQHLKLSNTFNKVKDTRKEARGKVSAVKAALPKVTLGDDELRLGVPGSVVLQLGHPAIKVVSTLPHKPLQLPSTNQLKSRNSPSLLGTNSVVTGVISEVKPEFATATCRPKNHIVFLKTHKTASSTILNILYRYGDSRNLTFALPLNKHSQLFYPFFFASHFVEGVRSRSVKEFHIMCNHMRFRPPEVRKVMPQDTFYFSILKNPVAMMESIFIYYKSIPAFHKARSLDDFLDNGWRGYNTSLPNNHYARNILTFDFGFDNNVATETPGDLETRAATAIGAIEQDFHLILISEYFDESMILLKRALCWSLDDVVSFKLNSRSERARNMLSPHTADKIRAWNALDWRLYLHFNATFWRRVDTMVGREEMRREVTRLQERRAELAKTCLKDGGAVDPSQVHDAGLKPFQYGEAIIQGYNLNPGLDGPTKTRCQNLITPELQYTDTLYTKQFPELATRQRQAAKLAASQRQPGPAKVSPNKAAMTGPVRVRETRHSRTARSGPRNPNTQNQNDLPQSALSKLTAARSDRNMP, from the exons ATGCCACCCTCGCCAAGGAAATCGATCAAGGAGCGCGAGCTGTTCTCCCTGACCTCATCTCGATCATGCGCCTC GTGGCTGAAGGCAGTGCTGTGCAGCCACCTACACTATCTATGGACGCTCCTCATGGCCCTCACTGTGCTCTGTGTGGCCATCCAGATCCTAGGAGTCGTCTGGCAGTCCAG GAACGATAAGATGTTGAGTGAGAAGCTCCTGAATGTGCGGTTTACCATCGAGATTCAGAGAACGCACCCGACGGAGCAGAGGGACTGGGAACGCTTGCGCTCTTCGCATGCCCCTGTCGTAGAAGAGGAAGTGAGGTCACAGGAGGAAGGAGCTCCTAAACAACCGGCCAAAGGGAACCAGAAGGTAGCAGAACATCAACATGGCAGAGATCACCAACATTTAAAGCTCTCAAACACTTTCAATAAGGTCAAAGACACTAGGAAAGAGGCAAGGGGTAAAGTTTCAGCAGTCAAGGCCGCCCTGCCCAAAGTCACACTGGGTGATGATGAGTTGCGTTTGGGGGTTCCTGGGTCTGTGGTTCTCCAGCTGGGCCACCCAGCTATCAAAGTGGTATCCACCCTGCCTCAcaaacctctccagctcccctcaACCAATCAGCTGAAGAGTAGAAACAGCCCTTCCCTTCTAGGCACCAACTCTGTAGTTACCGGGGTGATAAGCGAGGTGAAACCAGAGTTCGCCACCGCCACCTGTCGGCCAAAGAACCACATCGTCTTTCTCAAGACGCACAAAACGGCCAGCAGCACCATCCTGAACATCTTGTATCGCTATGGCGACAGCCGCAATCTGACCTTCGCCCTTCCGCTGAACAAGCACAGCCAGCTGTTTTATCCCTTCTTCTTCGCCTCACACTTTGTGGAAGGAGTGAGGAGCCGCAGTGTCAAAGAGTTCCACATCATGTGCAACCACATGAGGTTCAGACCACCAGAG GTGAGGAAGGTGATGCCCCAGGACACATTCTACTTCTCCATTCTGAAGAACCCCGTTGCCATGATGGAGTCCATCTTCATCTACTACAAGAGCATCCCCGCCTTCCACAAGGCCCGCAGCCTGGATGACTTCCTTGACAACGGTTGGCGTGGTTACAACACGTCCCTGCCCAACAACCACTACGCCCGTAACATCCTGACCTTTGACTTTGGCTTCGACAACAACGTCGCCACAGAGACGCCCGGAGACCTGGAGACGCGGGCCGCCACAGCCATTGGCGCCATCGAGCAGGACTTCCACCTCATCCTCATCTCAGAGTACTTTGACGAATCCATGATCCTGCTCAAGCGCGCCCTCTGCTGGTCTCTGGACGACGTCGTCTCCTTTAAGTTGAACAGCCGGAGCGAGCGAGCACGGAACATGCTCTCCCCGCACACCGCCGACAAAATCAGAGCCTGGAACGCCCTTGACTGGCGGCTCTACCTGCACTTTAACGCAACCTTCTGGCGACGGGTGGACACTATGGTGGGGCGTGAGGAGATGAGGCGGGAGGTGACTCGGCTGCAAGAGCGACGTGCCGAACTAGCCAAAACCTGCCTGAAGGATGGGGGTGCGGTGGACCCGTCGCAGGTGCATGACGCGGGACTGAAGCCCTTCCAGTACGGGGAAGCCATCATCCAGGGCTACAACCTGAACCCTGGGCTGGACGGGCCCACCAAAACACGCTGTCAGAACCTGATCACTCCAGAGCTGCAGTACACAGACACTCTCTACACCAAGCAGTTCCCTGAGCTTGCcaccaggcagagacaggctgCCAAACTGGCCGCCTCACagcgtcagcctggtccagccaaGGTCAGCCCAAACAAAGCAGCCATGACTGGGCCGGTGAGGGTGAGGGAGACCCGACACAGTAGGACAGCCAGGAGTGGACCCAGAAACCCTAATACTCAGAACCAAAATGACCTCCCCCAAAGTGCCCTGTCTAAACTCACTGCAGCTAGAAGTGACAGAAACATGCCTTGA